The sequence below is a genomic window from Hippocampus zosterae strain Florida chromosome 15, ASM2543408v3, whole genome shotgun sequence.
GTGCCTTCCACGGGACTTGACTGCTGTTCATGAAATGTACCGTACGTTCCACTCTGAAGGCCTGATTCACGAAGGAGATGAGCTAAAAGAAGTCAACGGTGTCGCAGTGGATCGCAGGAAGCCGAAAGAAATTCTTCCCCTGCTGGTTCGTTTCAGATTATATGACCGTGTTGccagccttgtgtgtgtgtatgtctgttttgttttttttaatttattcatttttaatcaaggCCGGAGTATAACGTGCGAGGTCTGACCAAAGAATAACCCACATTTAGCACACTGGATAGTGTTTCTGACAAAACTATCCTGTAGTTGTGTCACGAAGCAAAATGTCTcattgagtttttaaaaattttggaCAACACAAGACAGAGCATACAAAGTATTTCCTGTTTTGGCTACACAAACAACACGTGTCAGTAAGATTAATTTCATGTTCGGTTTGGTCTTTTTTATGGAGGcaacaaaatatgaaacattgGGAATTTGAAGCTACGCAGCCAAGAAATGGTAAGCTCAGCGTTGACGAAAAAGGTTTTAATGGATTCTGAAAGTGAAGAGAATTTGCCAAGAAATGGGCTTTTCCTCAGAATTTGTGTGAAATGTGCCTGAcatttcatgtttattattgagcTTGGAAAATGCAGACGTGTAGACGGCCGGCAAATGAATTACGTGGACAATATTTTAGAAAAACGGCATATGAGAAAATTAAGTCGTATACACGTTAGATACAAATGATTCATTGTCGCGCTGAGCGGATGTTTGTATATTTTGGTGCGCTATACCCGTGCAGAAAGAAGCCGCAGACTAATAGAAGCCGTAAAATACAATTACTTTGCGGAGTCGGAACGTGCATAAGGCAGATTTTAGACGACACTCTCCATGactatgataaaaaaaaaccaacaaaaaaaacaaaatttttttggAATCACTGCAGTAGCCTTTTCTAAACTCTGCCAAGTTACAGTGAGGCTGACCAAACACTTTAGAAAGacacttgaacattttttttccttttttttttttgcccatctgCGGGTACTACTccccgctttttttttgttgacatgtttgacAGATCTAGGTCTgcctaagattttttttttatccctgtCCTCTGCTTTATTTCTCAACGCTGAGTTATGCACTCTCATGACCCGCGAACAAAAACATGAGGAGTATCACTCAACCAGCGTCACAAAATAACAAACGGACATATTTCCCTTAATTTGTCACTAATGGTGTGCAGGCACGCTCTCGGGGTGACGTGACATTCACCATTGTTCCTGCCTTCTCCGAGCAAGAAGAGTTATCCGCCAAGAAGGTACAATAAATGACATCTTCCCTTGTGGTCTTCATTTTGACATGAGACCCgcattgtgggtttttttttatgcgcaCAACTGCCCATCTGGTTACAGTAAAAGGAGATTACGAAAAGTGTCATGTCATGTGTTTGCCGCCGCCGCATCGTGACAGGCTCGGCCCCAAGACCACCAGTGCGTTTATGCATACGATTTCGACAGTTCGTGGAAACTCTCAAGTGACTCTATTGCAACGGACGAAGACAAATGATCATTTCTCAGAGCCATGCTAAGCTTATATGTCGGATGACGAGGCTGTGATCGTTTTCCAAGTCGGGAAACAAATACGTCTGAAGATAGATATTGTGAGATTTGTCAGTGTcgtcgtttttaaaaaaagaaatttcttTTCCTAGCTGTTTGTCAGGGCTCTCTTTGACTACAGCCCGAGTGAGGATCCGGCCGTCCCGTGCCAGGACGCGGCCATCGCTTTTAAAAGAGGCGACATCCTCCAGATCGTCGCCACGGAGGATGACACCTGGTGGCAAGCGTGCCATGTCGGGGGTAGTAACGCACGAGCGGGGCTTATCCCCTCGCAGCAGCTCCAGGAGAGGTGATGTTTTCCATCTTTTTGGTTATTCGTGCAACCGTTTTTGCTTGACCAACATTTGAACCAATTGCAATGAACAATCTTCAGGAGAGTCGCGCTGCAGCGACCCCAAACCTTGTTCCAACGACAACAAGTCAAGGCAGCAGGTGATCGGCGAACATTTTCTTTCCACATCACCGGTAAAACgagcaaaacacatttcaattcCAGCTCATAAGCTAAATACGAACGctcgacgtgtgtgtgtgtaggggagtTCAGGTCAGAAAAACACCTGTTCCGTTGTACTCACTGTTGTTCTTTCCTCCACATGCGCTGCAGATGAGGGCAAAGGTACCTGCAGTTTACACGTATATTGACCTGCAACAACAATTGGGAAtctaaaatacagtacaacctCCAATGTCAAAACAATCCACGACGTGATGCTGGTCGACATAGTAAAGACATGCAAATAATAGCCAACAGGAAGGTGCTTTGTATTCATGACCAGCATAAATCCAGCGCAGCTCTGCTGTTGGTAATTTGACAGATTAGTAAAGGAAGGGCTATGCAGGTAATGAGGGGGGCTGCGCTGTTGTAGGAGTGGTCACAGCTAACTTTAATCTTAGCCAATCAAAGCAGCCCCTCTCCTTCCCTTTAAATGTGGCGCCATAGTTACATAGAACTCGACATGACGGTAGCTTTACTTGGATTCAGATGGACTTTTGTTTTCAGCTCTTTGTAgtcgagtgttttttttccaccccagtAGAAGCGTGAGAAGCGATTTGCCATTTGGTTTCACATTTGGGGCAAccaacattttgtttgtattccaAATTGTACGGAGCAATCAGCTTTTGGGGTACACGTCCATTTTGAAATCACACCGTTTGACTTTCTTTGGGATTTAATTTCCAAAACAAGTCATCTTGCAATGTTGCCACTCCATTTTTCTCCCCCAACATGTGGGATGATTCTGTGGAATGTTTCAACCACTTTCTAAGAGTAATGTCGTTATTAATGTTCCTAAATTTTGGATAGCGTTTCTCAATCCAACCATAATTAGAATTTCCAAAGCAAAATAGTTGTCGACTTGAGTTTGAACATGTGCTAATACTTTGAGTGTGAAATTTCAGAGGTTGATGTTCGTGATTTCTCCCACTCTAGTTTTTCCAATTGACGAGGATGTTGACTATGGAGCTATAACTGGAATCCACATTGGTAAGATGTTTGACTTGTTCCACATAAATCCCGATGATATTGGAAAGAGGACTTGCGCAACAGAGCACAATACAAGTTGGGGCAATTGGACATGACAAGTCACAAGTACAGTCACCAAGAAAAACAGATATATGAGGCCGCTTCATCTTGATGAAGCATTTTATGGCTTTAACGATTTAAGGGAAAGGACCAGAAGAGCAAATGTGGTTGGAGCCCACCAGTTTCCCCATCTGTCTCCAGCTCATGGATTGCAGATGATGTTTGTGCCGATTGCCATGCGTGCACGTGAGCGAAGAAAGTCGATTCACATGAGCGACCGGAGCCATTCCTGACTGTAAAATATCTCATCCAGCCAGGACCTTGCAAGTTGCATGATAACGACGCGCAAATAGCAGCGCGCACTTATTCGATCGCGTCTCAGGCCGGATGGGTCCAAGAGACTGCATTATTTTGGATCGGTGTGGTGAGAGGGCAGAAAGGACCGCATTTTCCTccctataaggcgcaccgaaaagcattacattttctcaaaagctgacagtgcgccttataatctgatgcgccttgtatatggatcaatattctgatttcttggatgtagtttttttaaatgatctgtAAAGTGCTCTGAGACAGCTTCAGCGGTTGAGAAAGCAAAATatcaataaagctgcattgtattgtattccccttAGCttagcttcatctagtggatggttaacttataatgtggtgcgccctatatacgAAAACAGCTTTAAAgtaggtcattcattgaaggtccGCCTTATACGtcgtataccgtattttccgcctTATACAGCTGGAAAACACGGTAACTCGTTTTACCGTCAACGATAAATGACTTGATCATGACAGATCATTTTGACCGTGCATAATGTTGAACTGGACATTTTGGATCCGTCCCTGAAATTGCTCTCCACCCTTGCCCCTATTTTAAGAAAGCctctggagacaaaaaaaatggaatttggaATTCTTAAAATGTTATCAAGTTATGCCGCCTCCTCAGAGAAGCAGTAAACCGTTTAATTCGGGGTGACCGGGTTCTCACTTTGTTTAGTGCTTTGCGTACCAGTCAAAAATTTGGATACGACAAACGACTGGACGATGCCCAATAGGGTATTCTCTAGTTTTTAGAAGAGTTTATCCTATGTTCCGGATTACTTCTTGTTTTGCTGTCCACATCGTGGAATTCCCGGCTGCCGGTAACCGTTTCTGGTTAAGATGAAACAAGCCGAGAATTTTCCCGGTCGTCAGACCTATCCAATGACTTCTTGTGTGGATCTGAAATCTACAGTCTCTTTCATCCTGCAAAATAGACACAACAGCAGttacttataaaaaaaaaaaaatttccggTCGACAGCGTCTCAGTCACGGAGGGCAATTGCAGTGCCGCGGTGACAATGACAAGATGTTTTTCTTCTGGAACTTGCCTTGACTCTGAGCAAAGGGGGTCACTTTGTCGGATCTTGAACTCGCGTGCCATGTAACCAAAACGCTTGTCACGATGTAAGGAGAGGAAACAGACAGATATGCTTACAAAGTCAAATTACAGCCCATGTCAGAGTAAGCCCGGCCGACATCACCGCCGCGCAGTACTTAACGTCATGAAAGGGAGCGTGCGGACAAAGACAGGCCAGACCGCAGGCGCATGGCAGACGTTGGCTGTCAGGCTGCATACAAATCACCACgggcacatttttattcttttattcggggggggggggggggctgagtccCCCTCTTGTCCAatattcactctttttttttcgtgccaaagaCTGATTTGGGGCGGGAATGGTTTATAAGGCGTTGTTCGTAACATCTTTTACTAGGGGTCACATTTGTTTAAAAGTTGGAGCCACCTCAAACATTCATCAAAGTTAACTCGGTCCAAAATGATTGGCCAAATAAAAGTGTTGGCGATTGTGCCACAGTGGAGATTTGAAGTCAAACAAGCGGCGTGATTAATGAGTCGATTTAATCTTTCATTTAAGGGGAATTACCGCCGTCATATGCAGACTACCTCCATTTCCAAGGCCTCCCCCGTTCACTTGGAATCGCCTCCAATAATGAAATAATGGAAattaaatacagactgagagGTGCGCGAGCATGGAGAGTTCTCATTTAGAGCTCGTGCTCGAGTCGACATTCCCTTAGCCAGTCAGGACgcagaacacaatgcactgtGGAGGGTGTGCACGTGAAAAATTCTGTGAAACAGGAAAGCAGTGAAAGGTGAACCGTGTTATAGCGAGGGATAACTGGACATCAGCTTCAGCCTTGCACGCATTGCCCATTGGTGTGGaattaaacaaataaagtgGATATATGAGTCCTTCGATGACATAATTGACCAACCCTCGTACTCACCAGGCCACGGTGCTCGCCTGGTTACCGCGTCCACCTCGCAGTGCAAAGGTCAGGGCTTCGAtttcggctccagccttcctgtgcggagttggcatgttctccgtgtgcctgtgtgggttttctccgggtattccagtttcctccccatggaaattgtccctcgattgtgagcacgaatgctcgttcgtctgtgtgtgtgccctgcgattggctggcaaccggttcagggtgtcccgaagacggctgggataggcttcagcacaccctcacccccccacaagcctcgtgaggagaaacggatcagaaaatggatggatgaatcgatAGTGCTCACGAGcctctctttccctctctctctcaccatcCCAGCTGGTTTAAGAAAGAGTTTCCGGCTGGGAAAAAAGAGCAACTGGGTCAAAGAAGCAGCACGTTCCAAAAGGTGGAGCTCAGGAGTTCAGGAGTCTATTTGTCCACCGACCTACAGTACATCGAAGTCATCCCTTACCGTCAAGATTCTGAAGAAAGACACCGTCTGGTTATCCTGGTTGGTAAGTAGGACCGGTCTATGCTGACTATTCCCGTCAGgaatgttttgattttcatcCCGACGAAACATTCGATTTGTATAGAATTAGCCGTGCGCTCAACCGTGACCCCTGACCCCGCCCCGCATTTCATTTACCGCAAAGTCCGCATTTATTGAAGCTGAAATTGATCAAAGGGGAGAAAATAAGGCATTGATTAAGATTTATGTTCCTACTTATGAATGCAAGAGTGATCCTTTCCCATCAGAACCGCATAAACACTGTCAGAAAAACGTCACGTCGGAAcagtttgtattattttaagtTGTGCGCCGGCCCACCCCTGATTCCGCTTCTCTGCCAATCCTTGCAGGCCTGCTTTATGTACTTTTGTTCCCGTGAGAGTTTACGTTGAACTCCGCCTAAGGTCTTTTTCACGTAACGTTGTGGCCCAACTGTAAGGCAAGCGCTCGCTAAACAAGGCAACCTATAGCGAGTGTGAAAAGATGGCAGGAGAAGAAGGAAGCCCAACCCATCGAGACAGGAAGCCAGAAACATGAGCGATGATGAACGGACAGAGGCCAATGAAATTGATTGGGAATCAAACCCCTCAAAATGTCAGCCAAGTGCTCCGACTCACTGGAAGACCGAACGCAGCTTGGATTTGAATCTCTTTTAATTGGGTTGGAGTTTACCCGCACTCTGGACCGGGTTTCACTGTCTGCAGCGAGGGCCAGAGGTCATCATTAAAAAAGCCTTTTGGCGTTGAAAGTTATGGACGGGAAAACCCTGAACGCGGGAAGCGGCCAGAGAATCCTTTCCCAGGTTGAAAAGCCATCGAACAAAACAATCATCCGTTATGCCCCCGCATCGGATGGTGAAAACGACAACTGCTCTTAAATGTCACGTCTCTTAAGCCAAAAGGTCAATTGACAGTCTCCGCACGTCCACCCGATTGTGGCTCCTCTCCGGTTCCGCAGCACCGCTGAGAAAGCCATCGGCGGCGTGGGGGCGGAGAGTCCTCCTTCGATTTTGTAATGCGCTGAGCCTGTTCGACCCCGGGATGGGAAAGGCAGCTATTTCAGGAATCCGCATTTTCGTACGCACTCCAAAGAGTCTGATGCAATCTCGGACGGCAGAAACCTGCTTGAGAGGAAAATCCCAGATGCtcctgcgtgcgcgtgtgtgcctgTGCACGTACACGTATATGTGTGTGCCTGCGCCTGTGTTCATCCTGTACATCCTACACAGTAATGACATTGATACGATGTAACTTTGCAGATGTTACAGACGCTATGGATTTTCCAGAGGGTACAAGGGCATTAATCGTGGCAcaggaagacccccccccccaaaaaaaaaaatccggttgGAGAATGGTTCCCAGACTAAAAACAGCATGAAATGAGAGCTCTGTCTGTCTAACTGCTCtgctcactttttcttttattctgaTGGCAAACGCAGATGATCACCAAGCCGATGCGATGCTGGATTTATTGTTGAAGAAAACGTCGGTGCTCACTGGCACGCGCGGAGTCATTTttactgccgccgccgccgggttTCAATGAAgtctttttatttatctatcgTGTAAATTCAAGTCAAAAGAGGAATTTCCCAACGGCGATGATTTTGGAAACTGTCACAGCAGTGAGAGctgtgcaaaaacatgcatgttagggtCACCGAGTCGTCCtaaatgtgagcgtgaatgcttgTTGTGTCCTTTGCGATTGGACTGGCAACCAATTCCGGGTGTAGTCCACCTGTCGCcgtcagccgggataggcttcgGCTCACCCGTCGCCCCGAATGCGGATAAGTGGCGTAAAAAGAAACCGAATGGCGGGACATTATTCAATGCGGTCACGTGCGCCGATTGCTCAAATGTGTTCTGCGAGTCGATGATGGCTGTAACGAGTTTTGCGCCGACCAACTAATGagaggacgggggggggggggaatgcccCGTCTCGGGCCCTTGAGGATGAAGTTAGTTCGCAAAACAGTCCAGATGCTAatttaattgaaataaaaatggccaGTAGATTCTGAAGTCATGTGGATTCCGTTGACATGACAACACATAGATGCCGAAATCTggcgtgaccaaaaaaaaaaaaaacaaccccccaaaacaaaacataacagcaCGGACATCTGCTCTTTGTGTTGAGGACCCAGCGGTGTTGGCGTGAATGAACTGAAGAGGAGGCTCCTGCTCTCCGATCCTGACCTCTACGGTACAAGCGTACCACGTAAGGCCAAAAAGGCAACCCGCTCCCCATTTTTCCCTCTGTGAGCCAGCCCCCCTTTTTATTATTCGGGCTTTTGTCATCCGCTTGCCAACATCTTCCCTTCCAGACACCACACGTGAGAAGAGAAGCCAAGAGACCGAAGggatggattatcattttgtatCCGTCCACAAATTCGAAGAGGACATTCTCAACCGCAGGTACATGAAATTGCAGCCTGACATGTGTGTTGGTCATTCCATAGTATATTCATCTGTGTTTTGAAAGGAAAGAAcattattctttctttttttttttcctttctgactTTTATGTCTTTGTCTGCCCCCGTGAACGTCTCACTTTAGGTTTATAGACTACGGGACGTACAGAGGCCACTATTATGGAACGAGTCTGAACTCGGTTTACCGGGTGATGGCTGAGGGCAAAGTGTGCCTTCTGGATGTACATCCTTGTGTAAGTATCGGATAAGATCTGCCATGACGTGTAGACTTGAACTGAAAAAGAGTAAatagtggtgaaaaaaaaaattcggagCGACATTTACTAagcgcgggcggcccggtagtccagtggttagcacgtcggcttcacagtgcagaggtaccgggttcgattccagctccggcctccctgtgtggagtttgcatgttctcaccgggcctgcgtgggttttctccgggtgctccggtttcctcccacattccgaaaaacatgcgtggcaggctgattggacactctaaattgtccctaggtgtgagtgtgagtgcaaatggttgttcgtctctgtgtgccctgcgattggctggcaaccgattcagggtgtcccccgcctactgcccggagacggctgggatgggctccagcaccccccgcgaccctagtgaggatcaagcggtacggaagatgaatgaatgaatttactaAGCGCAACAACTGTTGTTCATGCGCTACTAAGCAACGCGCCGTGAgggtcaacttcaaaataaaagcataaaagTAAGACTGTACATCGACATGACTTTGAATTGAGGATGGCCTGAAATATTCTGAGTGCGCAAAAAGCGCAATGGCGGACTTGAACTGGAGCATTTCCAGTGCTCAAGGCGCACCGGCGCACCACTTCACGTGCACCCTTTTGCCTACAGATGGCACAAGAAGTCGGCAAAGCATTCATTTTGTCTCAATGAAACCCCTCAACTGACTGCGGCATAGGTCCCTCGCACCAAGATGGCAGCTGTTGTCGAAATGAAGtttctcaactcacttcaacaccGTTCCATGGTATCAAAATGGcaatattttttattgcttttggcATGagccaaaataacaacaacaaaacagtaaaatgagtattttggcaACATACAAGTCCACGAGTTGCGAGCTTTAAATTGTTGAGCATGCGGCAAAACGCCGTCTCATCAAAAGCCACAAGCAGCCGACTCCGTGCTGACTGAAATGTCCTCCGTGACATTTGTGGTTTGAATTGCAAAATTTCAGGAGATATGCTACGTAGGTTCCTTCGCAACATTCGAAATTCCATTGTCAAGTCGAGACATGATTTTCAGCACTGCAACTTACCATGTGGTTATTTTTTAGAATTGTTTacttcatttgttgttttttttcccttttttaattttttttttttttttttacaagaagcACAATAGACTCCCCTATATttgctccccctccccccccacaccagaAACTAAAGCGTGTCTACACACTCGAATTGAAACCCTACGTGGTTTTTGTGAAACCCCCGCGTATCGAGGAGTTGCGCCTCACCAGGAGAAGAGCGAAATTCATCTGCGACGAAGAAGATCCGAATCACGTCAGGATGTTCTCGGTAAGAAAAATACCCGATACGACGCCTCGGTTGTTCTGCGCGGTCAAGTGCTTTTCTCGGGCACGCGAGGGCGATCGGAGGTTACAAAACATGACACGCCTTGCACGTGATAGACATTTAAGAGACAAGGGGCGGTTGGGGTCATGAGACTTTTTGGTATGAagtctgaggtttttttttttctttctttttggaaTTTGTTGGAATTTTAGCAAACAGCATTTCCTTCCCGCAAAAGTGGGCGGGTCCCTTTCACTGTTTGACAGCGTCTTGGCCTCGTTAAAAACAAGGACTCTGAATCGCTGCTGCCAAACCGTCTCTGACTCTCAACTCTCTGCATGTGCCACGTCCCAGTCGGTGGGGCTCACCGGTGTCAAAACGCAAGCACCTTAGGCGAGATCTGACCCGCTCATTTATCGCAAGAGTGGCCCGCAACTTTGCCTTGAATTTCTTTCAAATGCTGTCAAGACAAAATGCAGTGATGATGaggatctatttttttttttttggtgagtttTGACACAGACCTTATGAGCAGGCATGTTTGTATGGCTCGCTGAAATTTTAGGAAGGAAGGACACACACTGTGGATGTGTGTTTTCTAAAACAACTTCCCGGAGGATGTTTGGTCACCTTGAGGCCAAACCGCAACGTATTTTTGGCCCCATTATTATTCCATCACGGGCACTCACTCCGTGCGGCCGTAAATTGACTTTGCGATAACCAAAATCGATCCTCCTCCCGGCCAAAATAAACAGTCGACCGTTTTCTTTCCACAGGAGGAAGATTTTGAAGATATGATTGACTCGGCCGAAACCACGGAAGCTCAACACGGTCACATGTTTGACAAGGTGATCGTTAACGGAGACGTCGCCGCGGCCTTCGGAGAGCTGAAGGCGGACCTCCAGCGGCTGCGGGAGGCGGCCGTCCGTTGGATACCGGCGGAGTGGCTTTGCTCCTCGCCGACAAAGGCGAGGAGGAGTTGCGGCCTTTTGGCCGGCTGGATTTGACCTTGAGGTCATTTGGGAATGATGGGGAGGGACGGGGGGggagggacgggggggggggggtccacgcACCTCCGCTTCCGAATGTGTTCAGAAGTAAGCTGCAGTCGCACCATTTCTGCTTGTAGTATTAATTTCTGtcatattcaatttttttcctctcccccaTTTGTAAACAAGGCATGTGATCACTGCAAGATGAGTTTTCCATCGAGATGTCCTTGAACACGCCGCATAGTTAATTAGGTAACcagacaaccttttttttttcttctttttttgtcacagtGTGAGTTTTCTATTGGCGTTTGGCTGAAATAACGAACCAttaagttgggggggggggggggaattgtgaAGAGTTGCGGCAGAGTGTCACGCTTCCCTGCCAagtggcaaacatcagcatggaATCATCCGGACCGCTGCTGCACTGAATCCTTAGCGGGCGGGCGCGGAGGCTGCACAATTTTGAGGCATAGACAAGAAACCGTTGCCTTAAATCCTGCGGAAGACTCAACATCGCACGCGCATGACAAAGAGTCCTCAAAAACTGTCGCGATAGTTTTTGAGGACTATCAAATGTCCTCAAAAACTGTGTAAAATGTGTAAAAGCGCACATCCATGCGAGCGCGTCCAGGCGCCGCaaaagtgcaattaaaaaaaaaaaaaaaacgacccccATTAGTTGTTGGTTATTTCTACACTATGTCCTCAATGTTCATGTGGAGGAAAGATGGATTTGTTGCACAATGTGCccggatccccccccccccccacccaaaatgcTCCAAACAACATGTC
It includes:
- the LOC127616490 gene encoding LOW QUALITY PROTEIN: MAGUK p55 subfamily member 7-like (The sequence of the model RefSeq protein was modified relative to this genomic sequence to represent the inferred CDS: deleted 2 bases in 1 codon), whose protein sequence is MSGTLSQSDQEEDYRFLHSTLMEKKLHLLFKIHERLRHFVKRGPAPVQECAAGLASHLYEDLIDHEWREEVKDLLVLFRKPHVKSLLYVHDVVAQRAYEPTLPQVPEGIIDEEEDSVKIVSLVKTKEPLGATIKRDQSTGAIVVARIMRGGAAHKSGLIHEGDELKEVNGVAVDRRKPKEILPLLARSRGDVTFTIVPAFSEQEELSAKKLFVRALFDYSPSEDPAVPCQDAAIAFKRGDILQIVATEDDTWWQACHVGGSNARAGLIPSQQLQERRVALQRPQTLFQRQQVKAADEGKVFPIDEDVDYGAITGIHIAGLRKSFRLGKKSNWVKEAARSKRWSSGVQESICPPTQYIEVIPYRQDSEERHRLVILVGPSGVGVNELKRRLLLSDPDLYGTSVPHTTREKRSQETEGMDYHFVSVHKFEEDILNRRFIDYGTYRGHYYGTSLNSVYRVMAEGKVCLLDVHPCKLKRVYTLELKPYVVFVKPPRIEELRLTRRRAKFICDEEDPNHVRMFSEEDFEDMIDSAETTEAQHGHMFDKVIVNGDVAAAFGELKADLQRLREAAVRWIPAEWLCSSPTKARRSCGLLAGWI